In Actinacidiphila yeochonensis CN732, a genomic segment contains:
- the hpnD gene encoding presqualene diphosphate synthase HpnD, producing MSGQVLAAYRYCETVTGHEARNFAYGIRLLPTSKRQAMSAVYAFSRRVDDIGDGVLPPEEKLRRLEEARALVERVDAGDVEEDDTDPVAVALADSARRFPIPLGGLGELIDGVQMDVRGESYESWDELAVYCRCVAGAIGRVSLGVFGTVDGHDDARAAEYADTLGLALQLTNILRDVREDAANGRTYLPSADLAKFGCAEGFHSATPPAGSDFAGLVEFEVRRARSLFATGYRLLPLLDRRSGACVAAMAGIYRRLLERIAAEPEAVLRGRVSLPGREKAYVAVRGLAGLDARRTAAGAPRVTRGEA from the coding sequence ATGTCCGGACAGGTGCTTGCCGCGTACAGGTACTGCGAGACCGTTACCGGCCACGAGGCCCGCAACTTCGCCTACGGCATCCGCCTGTTGCCCACTTCGAAGCGGCAGGCCATGTCGGCCGTGTACGCCTTCTCCCGGCGCGTCGACGACATCGGCGACGGCGTCCTGCCGCCCGAGGAGAAGCTGCGCCGGCTGGAGGAGGCCCGCGCCCTGGTGGAGCGGGTCGACGCCGGCGACGTGGAGGAGGACGACACCGACCCCGTCGCGGTCGCCCTCGCCGACTCCGCCCGCCGCTTCCCCATCCCCCTCGGCGGCCTGGGTGAACTCATCGACGGCGTCCAGATGGATGTTCGAGGCGAGAGCTACGAGAGCTGGGACGAACTGGCTGTCTACTGCCGGTGCGTGGCGGGAGCTATCGGAAGGGTCTCGCTGGGCGTGTTCGGCACGGTGGATGGGCACGATGACGCTCGTGCCGCCGAATACGCCGACACCCTCGGCCTCGCTCTCCAGCTCACCAACATCCTGCGCGACGTTCGAGAGGACGCCGCCAACGGACGCACCTACCTGCCCTCCGCCGACCTGGCCAAGTTCGGCTGCGCCGAGGGCTTCCACAGCGCCACCCCGCCCGCCGGCTCGGACTTCGCCGGACTGGTGGAGTTCGAGGTCCGCCGGGCCCGCTCCCTCTTCGCGACCGGCTACCGGCTGCTGCCCCTGCTCGACCGGCGCAGCGGCGCCTGCGTCGCCGCCATGGCCGGCATCTACCGCCGGCTCCTGGAGCGGATCGCCGCGGAGCCGGAGGCCGTGCTGCGCGGCCGGGTCTCGCTGCCGGGCCGGGAGAAGGCCTACGTCGCCGTCCGCGGCCTGGCCGGCCTCGACGCCCGCCGCACCGCCGCCGGCGCCCCACGCGTCACCCGGGGTGAGGCGTGA
- the hpnC gene encoding squalene synthase HpnC, with the protein MTGDVASRAVLDKAARENFPVAPVFLPRAWRQDLMAVYGFARLVDDIGDGDLAEGGRPDAVRLGLDPEAAEDRVAMLDAFEADLRRVFDGATPSHPLLAALRPTVRRHRLTPEPFLGLIAANRQDQLVSRYATYEDLLAYCELSANPVGRLVLSITGTSTPERVRHSDAVCTALQIVEHLQDVAEDLARDRIYLPGQDMKRFGVDEADLAAPTAGRPVRDLVAFEAARARELLDEGAPLVGSVRGRLRLLLAGFVGGGRAALRAVEAAGHDVLATSPKAAKSVLLREVGSTLRGEG; encoded by the coding sequence GTGACCGGGGACGTCGCGTCCCGGGCCGTCCTGGACAAGGCCGCGCGTGAGAACTTCCCGGTCGCTCCCGTCTTCCTGCCCCGTGCCTGGCGCCAGGACCTGATGGCGGTCTACGGATTCGCCCGCCTCGTCGACGACATCGGCGACGGCGACCTCGCCGAGGGCGGCCGGCCCGACGCCGTGCGCCTGGGCCTGGACCCCGAGGCGGCCGAGGACCGGGTCGCCATGCTCGACGCCTTCGAGGCCGACCTGCGCCGCGTCTTCGACGGCGCCACCCCCTCCCACCCGCTGCTGGCCGCGCTGCGGCCCACCGTCCGGCGCCACCGGCTCACCCCCGAGCCCTTCCTCGGCCTGATCGCGGCCAACCGGCAGGACCAGCTGGTCAGCCGGTACGCGACCTACGAAGACCTGCTGGCCTACTGCGAGCTGTCGGCCAATCCGGTGGGCCGCCTGGTGCTCTCCATCACCGGCACCTCGACCCCGGAGCGGGTGCGCCACTCGGACGCGGTCTGCACCGCGCTCCAGATCGTCGAGCACCTCCAGGACGTCGCCGAGGACCTGGCCAGGGACCGGATCTACCTGCCCGGGCAGGACATGAAACGCTTCGGGGTGGACGAGGCTGATCTCGCGGCGCCCACCGCGGGCCGCCCGGTGCGCGACCTGGTCGCCTTCGAGGCCGCCCGGGCCCGGGAACTACTGGACGAGGGCGCCCCGCTGGTCGGCAGCGTCCGCGGCCGGCTCAGGCTGCTGCTCGCCGGGTTTGTCGGCGGCGGGCGGGCGGCACTGCGCGCGGTCGAAGCAGCGGGACACGACGTGCTGGCGACCTCGCCCAAGGCCGCCAAGTCCGTCCTGCTGCGTGAGGTGGGGTCGACACTGCGAGGAGAGGGGTGA
- a CDS encoding ABC transporter permease gives MSETTHNGAVAVGAPPVPSDDAGLSPSQLAAKYGLSVSGARPGLAAYTRDLWGRRHFINEFAKARTAAQYTQARLGQLWQVMTPLLNAAVYYLIFGLLIGTNRGVDNFIAFLVTGVFIFTFTQSSVLAGVRAISGNLGLIRALHFPRASMPIALTLMQLQQLLMSMFVLIAIVLMTGEVPDASWLLAIPALAVQFVFNTGLALIVARLGSKMTDLAQLMPFLLRTWMYMSGVMYSISKLTSTAPHPVVLLLDINPVAIYIDLMRFALIDSVTSAQMPHHVWALAVAWAVVVGVGGYIYFWKAEESYGRG, from the coding sequence GTGAGCGAGACAACGCACAATGGTGCGGTCGCCGTTGGTGCACCCCCGGTGCCCTCGGACGACGCCGGGCTCAGCCCCTCCCAGCTTGCCGCCAAGTACGGTCTGTCGGTCAGCGGGGCCAGGCCCGGCCTGGCGGCGTACACCCGCGACCTGTGGGGGCGGCGCCACTTCATCAACGAGTTCGCCAAGGCGCGGACCGCGGCGCAGTACACCCAGGCCCGGCTCGGGCAGCTCTGGCAGGTCATGACCCCGCTGCTGAACGCGGCGGTCTACTACCTGATCTTCGGCCTGCTGATCGGTACCAACCGGGGCGTCGACAACTTCATCGCGTTCCTGGTCACCGGTGTCTTCATCTTCACCTTCACCCAGTCCTCGGTGCTGGCCGGGGTGCGGGCGATCTCCGGGAACCTCGGCCTGATCCGGGCCCTGCACTTCCCGCGCGCCTCGATGCCGATCGCCCTCACGCTCATGCAGCTCCAGCAGCTGCTGATGTCGATGTTCGTGCTGATCGCGATCGTGCTGATGACCGGCGAGGTGCCGGACGCCTCCTGGCTGCTGGCCATCCCCGCGCTGGCGGTGCAGTTCGTCTTCAACACCGGCCTGGCGCTGATCGTCGCCCGGCTCGGCAGCAAGATGACCGACCTCGCGCAGCTGATGCCCTTCCTCCTGCGCACCTGGATGTACATGTCCGGTGTGATGTACAGCATCTCCAAGCTGACCTCGACCGCACCCCACCCCGTGGTCCTCCTGCTGGACATCAACCCGGTGGCGATCTACATCGACCTGATGCGGTTCGCGCTCATCGACTCCGTCACCTCCGCGCAGATGCCGCACCACGTGTGGGCGCTGGCCGTGGCGTGGGCGGTGGTCGTCGGTGTCGGCGGCTACATCTACTTCTGGAAGGCGGAAGAGTCCTATGGCCGTGGCTGA
- a CDS encoding ABC transporter ATP-binding protein, whose amino-acid sequence MAVAEQQPLPPVARPTEARVPTVIVDDVHIVYTVHGAGTGKGSATAALSRLLIKKRRNTNVRRVHAVRGVSFTAYRGEAIGIIGSNGSGKSTLLKAIAGLLPVESGKIYTDGQPSLLGVNAAMMNDLTGATNVILGGLAMGMTREEVRARYKNIVEFSGINEKGDFISLPMRTYSSGMAARLRFSIAAAKNHDVLMIDEALATGDRSFQRRSENRIKELRKEAGTVFLVSHNNKSIRDTCDRVVWVEHGVMRMDGPTEEVLAAYEEHTGK is encoded by the coding sequence ATGGCCGTGGCTGAGCAGCAGCCCCTTCCTCCCGTCGCCCGCCCCACCGAGGCCCGGGTCCCCACGGTGATCGTCGACGACGTGCACATCGTCTACACCGTGCACGGCGCCGGCACCGGGAAGGGCAGCGCGACCGCCGCGCTCAGCCGACTGCTGATCAAGAAGCGGCGCAACACCAACGTCCGGCGGGTGCACGCGGTGCGGGGCGTCAGCTTCACCGCGTACCGCGGCGAGGCGATCGGCATCATCGGCTCCAACGGCTCCGGCAAATCCACCCTGCTCAAGGCCATCGCCGGCCTGCTGCCGGTGGAGAGCGGGAAGATCTACACCGACGGCCAGCCCTCGCTGCTGGGCGTCAACGCGGCCATGATGAACGACCTCACCGGCGCCACCAACGTCATCCTCGGCGGCCTGGCGATGGGCATGACCCGCGAGGAGGTCCGGGCCCGCTACAAGAACATCGTCGAGTTCTCGGGCATCAACGAGAAGGGCGACTTCATCTCGCTGCCCATGCGCACGTACTCCTCGGGTATGGCCGCCCGGCTCCGCTTCTCCATCGCCGCGGCCAAGAACCACGACGTGCTCATGATCGACGAGGCGCTGGCCACCGGTGACCGCTCCTTCCAGCGGCGCTCCGAGAACCGCATCAAGGAGCTGCGCAAGGAGGCCGGCACGGTCTTCCTGGTCAGCCACAACAACAAGTCGATCCGCGACACCTGCGACCGGGTGGTGTGGGTGGAGCACGGCGTGATGCGCATGGACGGCCCCACCGAAGAGGTGCTGGCCGCCTACGAGGAGCACACCGGCAAGTAG